A genome region from Pseudorca crassidens isolate mPseCra1 chromosome 20, mPseCra1.hap1, whole genome shotgun sequence includes the following:
- the NIP7 gene encoding 60S ribosome subunit biogenesis protein NIP7 homolog isoform X3, with the protein MRPLTEEETRVMFEKIAKYIGENLQLLVDRPDGTYCFRLHNDRVYYVSEKILKLAANISGDKLVSLGTCFGKFTKTHKFRLHITALDYLAPYAKYKVWIKPGAEQSFLYGNHVLKSGLGRITENTSQYQGVVVYSMADIPLGLSWWCSG; encoded by the exons ATGCGGCCTCTGACTGAAGAGGAGACGCGAGTAATGTTTGAGAAGATAGCAAAATA CATCGGGGAGAATCTGCAGCTGCTGGTCGACAGGCCCGACGGCACCTACTGTTTCAGGCTGCACAACGACCGGGTGTACTACGTGAG TGAGAAGATTTTGAAGTTGGCCGCCAACATCTCCGGTGACAAGCTGGTGTCGCTGGGGACGTGCTTCGGAAAATTCACGAAGACGCACAAGTTTCGGTTGCACATCACGGCTCTGGATTACCTAGCACCGTATGCCAAG TATAAAGTGTGGATAAAACCTGGAGCAGAGCAATCCTTCCTGTATGGGAACCATGTGCTGAAATCTGGACTTGGTCGAATCACTGAAAATACTTCTCAATACCAGGGAGTTGTGGTGTACTCCATGGCAGACATCCCTTTG
- the NIP7 gene encoding 60S ribosome subunit biogenesis protein NIP7 homolog isoform X1, whose translation MRPLTEEETRVMFEKIAKYIGENLQLLVDRPDGTYCFRLHNDRVYYVSEKILKLAANISGDKLVSLGTCFGKFTKTHKFRLHITALDYLAPYAKYKVWIKPGAEQSFLYGNHVLKSGLGRITENTSQYQGVVVYSMADIPLGTQVRSLVREDPTCRGATYVRAPQLLSLRSRACEPQLLSPRATTTEAHMPRACALQREATAMRSPLTTTKSSPARRN comes from the exons ATGCGGCCTCTGACTGAAGAGGAGACGCGAGTAATGTTTGAGAAGATAGCAAAATA CATCGGGGAGAATCTGCAGCTGCTGGTCGACAGGCCCGACGGCACCTACTGTTTCAGGCTGCACAACGACCGGGTGTACTACGTGAG TGAGAAGATTTTGAAGTTGGCCGCCAACATCTCCGGTGACAAGCTGGTGTCGCTGGGGACGTGCTTCGGAAAATTCACGAAGACGCACAAGTTTCGGTTGCACATCACGGCTCTGGATTACCTAGCACCGTATGCCAAG TATAAAGTGTGGATAAAACCTGGAGCAGAGCAATCCTTCCTGTATGGGAACCATGTGCTGAAATCTGGACTTGGTCGAATCACTGAAAATACTTCTCAATACCAGGGAGTTGTGGTGTACTCCATGGCAGACATCCCTTTG gggacacaggttcgatccctggtccgggaagatcccacatgccgcggagctacctatgtccgtgcgccacaactactgagcctgcgctctagagcctgtgagccacaactactgagccctcgtgcgacaactactgaagcccacatgcctagagcctgtgctctgcaacgagaagccacagcaatgagaagcccgctcaccacaacgaagagtagccccgctcgccgcaactag
- the NIP7 gene encoding 60S ribosome subunit biogenesis protein NIP7 homolog isoform X2, translating into MRPLTEEETRVMFEKIAKYIGENLQLLVDRPDGTYCFRLHNDRVYYVSEKILKLAANISGDKLVSLGTCFGKFTKTHKFRLHITALDYLAPYAKYKVWIKPGAEQSFLYGNHVLKSGLGRITENTSQYQGVVVYSMADIPLGFGVAAKSTQDCRKVDPMAIVVFHQADIGEYVRHEETLT; encoded by the exons ATGCGGCCTCTGACTGAAGAGGAGACGCGAGTAATGTTTGAGAAGATAGCAAAATA CATCGGGGAGAATCTGCAGCTGCTGGTCGACAGGCCCGACGGCACCTACTGTTTCAGGCTGCACAACGACCGGGTGTACTACGTGAG TGAGAAGATTTTGAAGTTGGCCGCCAACATCTCCGGTGACAAGCTGGTGTCGCTGGGGACGTGCTTCGGAAAATTCACGAAGACGCACAAGTTTCGGTTGCACATCACGGCTCTGGATTACCTAGCACCGTATGCCAAG TATAAAGTGTGGATAAAACCTGGAGCAGAGCAATCCTTCCTGTATGGGAACCATGTGCTGAAATCTGGACTTGGTCGAATCACTGAAAATACTTCTCAATACCAGGGAGTTGTGGTGTACTCCATGGCAGACATCCCTTTG GGTTTTGGGGTGGCAGCAAAGTCTACACAAGACTGCAGGAAAGTAGACCCCATGGCGATTGTGGTATTTCATCAAGCAGACATTGGGGAATATGTGCGGCATGAAGAGACATTGACTTAA
- the TMED6 gene encoding transmembrane emp24 domain-containing protein 6, which yields MFPLLFGAGLVALNLVSSARSQKTEPLSGSGDQPLFRGADRYDFAIVIPPGGTECFWQFAHQTGYFYFSYEVQRTLGMSHDRHVAATAHTPQGFLIDTTKNVRGQINFSTQETGFYQLCLKNQQNHFGSVQVYLNFGVFYEGPEMDHKEKNERKQLNDTLDAIEKSTRKLQNNIFHMWRYYNFARMRKMADFFLLQSNYNYVNWWSTAQSLVIILSGILQLYFLKRLFNIPTTTDTKKPRC from the exons ATGTTCCCCTTGCTCTTTGGTGCTGGACTGGTGGCTCTGAACCTAGTGAGCTCTGCAAGGAGCCAGAAGACAGAACCTCTTAGTGGCTCTGGGGACCAGCCCCTCTTCCGTGGTGCGGATCGATACGACTTTGCCATCGTGATCCCTCCAGGAGGCACAGAATGCTTTTGGCAATTTGCCCACCAGACTGGATACTTCTATTTCAGTTATGAG GTTCAGCGGACACTGGGAATGTCACATGACCGGCATGTTGCTGCCACTGCACATACCCCACAGGGTTTCCTTATAGACACCACTAAGAATGTTCGGGGCCAGATTAACTTCTCCACCCAAGAGACAG GTTTTTATCAGCTTTGTCTAAAAAATCAGCAAAATCACTTTGGTTCTGTACAAGTATACCTCAATTTTGGAGTCTTCTATGAGGGGCCTGAGATGGACCACaaagagaagaatgaaagaaaacaactgaATGATACTTTGGATGCAATTGAG AAGAGTACACGAAAGCTGCAGAACAATATCTTTCACATGTGGCGATACTACAACTTCGCTCGCATGAGAAAAATGGCTGACTTTTTCCTACTCCAGTCAAACTATAACTATGTGAATTGGTGGTCGACAGCCCAGAGCCTTGTTATTATTCTTTCTGGGATCCTGCAGCTGTATTTCTTGAAGCGTCTCTTCAACATCCCAACGACTACAGACACAAAGAAGCCAAGATGCTAA